One part of the Neisseria zalophi genome encodes these proteins:
- the hisD gene encoding histidinol dehydrogenase: MKYLNTQSSDFQSELKALLAFETAQDPKVDQVVADICTDVQKRGDAAVIEYTNQFDGTDAQSMQDLMLSQADLKAAFERLPETTQTALQTAAARVESYHRHQKMESWSYTDEDGTLLGQQITPLDRVGIYVPGGKAAYPSSVIMNAMPAHVAGVPEIIMVVPTPKGERNDIVLAAAYVAGVTNVFTIGGAQAVAALAYGTETIPQVDKITGPGNAFVAAAKRRVFGVVGIDMVAGPSEILVIADGTTPAEWVAMDLFSQAEHDEIAQAILISTSQQYLDDVQTAMDKLIEEMPRRDIIEASLGNRGIMILAKDLKDACAVANYIAPEHLELSIADPQEWVTEIRHAGAIFMGPYTSESLGDYCAGPNHVLPTSRTARFSSPLGTYDFQKRSSLIQVSKEGAQKLGKTASILAHGERLTAHARAAELRLQDE; the protein is encoded by the coding sequence ATGAAATATCTCAATACACAATCCTCCGACTTCCAATCCGAACTCAAAGCCCTACTGGCCTTTGAAACCGCACAAGATCCCAAGGTTGATCAAGTCGTAGCCGATATTTGCACCGATGTTCAAAAGCGCGGCGATGCCGCAGTTATCGAATACACCAATCAATTTGATGGTACTGATGCCCAGTCCATGCAGGATTTAATGCTGAGCCAAGCCGACTTAAAAGCTGCATTCGAACGCCTACCCGAAACCACTCAAACTGCTTTGCAAACCGCTGCCGCACGTGTGGAAAGCTACCACCGCCATCAGAAAATGGAATCATGGTCTTATACCGATGAAGACGGCACCCTACTCGGCCAGCAAATCACCCCGCTCGACCGCGTCGGTATTTATGTACCCGGCGGTAAAGCAGCCTATCCCAGCTCGGTTATTATGAACGCCATGCCTGCGCATGTAGCCGGCGTGCCGGAAATCATAATGGTTGTGCCGACCCCCAAAGGCGAGCGCAACGATATTGTTTTGGCTGCGGCCTACGTTGCCGGTGTAACCAATGTTTTCACAATTGGCGGTGCCCAAGCAGTCGCGGCTTTGGCGTATGGCACCGAAACCATTCCGCAAGTCGATAAAATCACAGGGCCGGGTAATGCTTTTGTAGCCGCGGCCAAACGCCGTGTATTCGGGGTTGTCGGCATTGATATGGTTGCCGGGCCGTCTGAAATTTTGGTGATTGCCGACGGTACCACGCCTGCCGAATGGGTGGCTATGGATTTATTCAGCCAAGCGGAACACGATGAAATTGCCCAAGCCATTTTAATTTCGACTTCACAACAGTATCTCGATGATGTTCAGACGGCCATGGACAAACTGATTGAAGAAATGCCGCGCCGCGATATTATCGAAGCGTCTTTAGGCAATCGGGGCATTATGATTCTGGCTAAAGATTTGAAAGATGCCTGCGCAGTAGCCAACTATATTGCTCCCGAACACTTGGAGTTGTCGATTGCCGATCCGCAAGAATGGGTTACTGAAATACGCCATGCCGGTGCGATTTTTATGGGGCCTTACACCAGCGAAAGCCTGGGCGATTACTGTGCCGGCCCCAACCATGTATTGCCGACCAGCCGCACAGCCCGCTTCTCTTCTCCCCTCGGCACTTACGACTTCCAAAAACGCTCCAGCCTGATTCAGGTTTCCAAAGAAGGTGCGCAAAAACTAGGAAAAACCGCCAGTATTTTGGCACACGGAGAAAGACTCACCGCCCACGCGCGGGCAGCAGAGCTTCGTTTGCAAGATGAGTAA
- the rbsK gene encoding ribokinase, with protein sequence MQTSKITVIGSINIDLVTGSPRFPQPGETLLGTSFERFMGGKGANQAVAAARLGADVCMIGAVGDDGFGKEAIAHLRNEGIDTTHIKVLPDLPTGMANITVANGDNHIIVVSGANFGITPADIEACEAQIAASDVILSQLEIPMECVIAAAKLARKHNKPFILNPAPAQKLPTELLELVTLLTPNAYELAISLGLPEDTPAESLIRKSGSAVLMTCGKEGVMYNDENGNIHRQHGFTVEAVDTTGAGDTFNGAFAVFSSLGMEAAVRKANAAAALSVTKAGAQSGMPTLDALEAFLAKQDD encoded by the coding sequence ATGCAAACATCTAAAATCACCGTAATCGGCAGCATTAATATCGACTTGGTTACCGGCTCCCCTCGTTTTCCGCAGCCGGGTGAAACGCTGCTTGGTACATCTTTTGAACGATTTATGGGCGGAAAAGGCGCAAATCAGGCGGTTGCTGCTGCCCGGCTGGGTGCAGATGTTTGTATGATTGGGGCGGTTGGTGATGATGGTTTCGGAAAAGAAGCGATTGCTCATTTGCGTAATGAGGGTATAGATACCACCCATATTAAAGTTCTGCCCGATTTGCCGACGGGTATGGCCAATATTACTGTGGCAAACGGGGATAACCATATTATTGTGGTTTCCGGCGCCAATTTCGGTATTACCCCTGCCGATATTGAAGCCTGTGAAGCGCAAATTGCCGCATCTGATGTGATATTAAGCCAACTTGAAATTCCGATGGAGTGTGTGATTGCAGCAGCCAAGTTGGCACGCAAACACAATAAGCCTTTTATACTTAATCCGGCTCCGGCACAAAAACTGCCTACGGAATTGCTCGAGCTGGTAACCCTGCTCACCCCCAATGCTTACGAATTGGCCATTAGTTTGGGATTGCCGGAAGATACGCCGGCCGAAAGTCTTATCCGTAAGTCGGGCAGTGCGGTGTTGATGACTTGTGGTAAAGAAGGGGTGATGTATAACGATGAAAACGGCAATATTCATCGTCAACACGGGTTTACCGTTGAAGCAGTGGATACGACTGGCGCGGGTGATACGTTTAACGGTGCGTTTGCCGTGTTCTCATCTTTAGGTATGGAAGCTGCGGTAAGAAAAGCTAATGCGGCTGCGGCACTATCGGTAACCAAAGCCGGCGCTCAAAGTGGAATGCCGACTTTAGATGCATTAGAAGCATTTTTAGCCAAACAAGATGATTAA
- a CDS encoding GNAT family N-acetyltransferase has protein sequence MSHVIQHIPEQQKFILSVEGKEAGFIDYLADNNTWDITHTVVDPAFRGQGLARILVDAVIEYAEQNHIRLIAHCDYAESVLRKHQLKAV, from the coding sequence ATGAGCCACGTTATTCAACATATTCCCGAGCAACAAAAATTTATTTTATCGGTAGAAGGTAAAGAAGCGGGCTTTATCGACTATTTGGCAGATAACAATACTTGGGATATTACTCATACGGTGGTTGACCCGGCATTCCGCGGTCAAGGCCTGGCGCGTATTTTGGTCGATGCCGTTATTGAATACGCCGAGCAAAACCATATCCGCCTGATTGCTCATTGTGATTATGCTGAAAGTGTATTACGTAAACATCAATTAAAGGCCGTCTGA
- a CDS encoding DHA2 family efflux MFS transporter permease subunit: MSWNTTTDHHSIKKYMPYLLATAIFMQMLDATILNTALPAIAKDLNESALNMQSAIVSYALTLAIFIPISGYLADKFGTKKVFIISIFIFSLGSLFCALSGSLIQLDISRVIQGMGGALMTPVARLAMIKTYPKNELVGAMNYAIIPALIGPILGPLVGGYLVEIMSWHWIFLINIPMGLLGILFSFKYMPDYSSDSSKLDVIGFLIFGISSILLSVGLELTGHSGDYTLVSILMVLGFFIMFCYYLYAKKVKDPLFPPSLFLIRTFRVGVIGNLITRLGIGSIPLLVPLLIQLAYGQSPSVSGWIVAPMALAAMFTKPFVIPIINKFGYRNILIFNTIFLGILIGSLAIPSENMSIYWFLPVMLIMGSLNSIQFTTMNSITVANLRDNQTSSGNSLISVNQQLAIGFGIAIGLSILRFTENTKWISHNNIHMAFQYTFIFLGVFTILSSMVFRRLHPKDGNNLKSKQ; encoded by the coding sequence ATGAGTTGGAATACCACAACTGATCATCATTCGATAAAAAAATATATGCCTTATCTTCTAGCAACTGCTATTTTTATGCAGATGTTAGATGCGACCATTTTAAACACTGCATTACCTGCTATTGCAAAAGATTTGAATGAATCTGCTTTAAACATGCAGTCCGCCATTGTGAGTTATGCGCTTACTTTGGCTATATTTATTCCGATTAGTGGGTATTTGGCGGATAAATTTGGTACCAAAAAGGTTTTTATCATATCTATTTTTATTTTTAGTCTGGGTTCTTTATTTTGTGCCTTATCCGGTAGTTTAATCCAATTAGATATATCAAGGGTGATACAAGGAATGGGCGGAGCGCTTATGACGCCTGTAGCCAGATTAGCTATGATAAAAACCTATCCTAAAAATGAATTGGTTGGTGCGATGAACTATGCCATCATTCCGGCATTGATTGGCCCGATTTTAGGGCCTTTAGTCGGTGGTTATTTGGTAGAAATAATGAGTTGGCACTGGATATTCTTAATTAATATTCCGATGGGATTGTTGGGTATTTTATTCAGTTTTAAATATATGCCGGATTATTCATCTGACTCCTCAAAACTAGATGTCATCGGATTTTTAATTTTTGGTATTTCTTCTATTTTATTATCTGTTGGCTTAGAACTTACCGGGCATTCAGGGGATTACACGCTTGTATCTATCTTGATGGTCTTAGGTTTTTTCATCATGTTTTGTTATTATTTATATGCTAAAAAAGTAAAGGATCCATTATTCCCTCCTAGCTTATTTTTAATCAGAACATTTAGAGTCGGTGTGATTGGAAACTTGATTACACGTTTAGGAATCGGTTCTATCCCCTTGCTCGTTCCTTTGCTTATTCAATTGGCTTATGGTCAATCCCCCTCTGTATCCGGTTGGATTGTTGCGCCAATGGCATTAGCTGCCATGTTTACAAAACCATTTGTTATTCCCATTATTAATAAATTTGGATATCGAAATATATTAATATTTAACACTATATTTTTAGGTATTTTAATTGGTTCTCTTGCTATTCCCAGTGAGAATATGTCTATTTACTGGTTTCTGCCTGTTATGTTAATTATGGGGAGTTTAAACTCTATTCAATTTACTACAATGAATTCCATTACAGTTGCTAATTTAAGAGATAACCAAACCAGTAGTGGGAATAGTTTAATTAGTGTAAATCAACAGCTTGCTATTGGGTTCGGCATCGCTATCGGGTTGAGTATTTTAAGATTTACAGAAAATACCAAGTGGATTTCACATAATAATATCCACATGGCTTTTCAATATACTTTTATCTTTTTAGGGGTGTTTACTATTTTATCCTCTATGGTATTTAGAAGATTACATCCAAAAGACGGTAACAATCTTAAGTCAAAGCAATAA
- a CDS encoding Rne/Rng family ribonuclease — protein MLFNATQAEELRVAIVDGQNLLDLDIETLGKEQRKGNIYKGIITRIEPSLEACFVDYGTDRHGFLPFKEVSRSYFQDYEGGRARIQDVLKEGMEVIVQVEKDERGNKGAALTTFISLAGRYLVLMPNNPRGGGVSRRIEGEDRQELKAAMAELDVPRGMSLIARTAGIGRSVEELQWDFNYLQQLWHAIEEAGNAHNEPYLLFMESSLLIRAIRDYYRPDIGEILVDNQEVFDQISEFMSYVMPNSIGRLKLYQDHTPLFSRFQIEHQIESAFSRSVSLPSGGAIVIDHTEALVSIDVNSARATRGADIEETAFKTNMEAAEEVARQMRLRDLGGLVVIDFIDMENNKHQRDVEATLREALKKDRARVQMGKLSRFGLLELSRQRLKPALGESSHHTCPRCGGTGVIRSIESTALHVLRIIQEEAMKDNTGEVHAQVPVDVATFLLNEKRAELFGLEERLDVSVFLIPNIHLENPHYEINRIRNDDVDENADPSYKRVATPEEDEAEKPFGSEKVKATRPEPAVKGVKHAEPAPVVSKVAEHGSWWNNVKAWLSKAFGGSAAVEKATDSKPVEKRNNNGNGNTQNGNRQPKRRRTQRRNPNRKNQENNTKENMPAEQSEVIKDGSSGKGNTGNREQHNNRRNENRERNSRQSNTESGKMERNADTAARENGKENGVQQDNRRNGNRQEKVSAVAAAAASSVTEAEKTVVNTTVSEASTQTDTSERKENRGNRREKDRNRNRDQRDRRNSNKKRNIPSAAKIEHYLNIGEAAEKVRFAVAHVFGEADEKPVAIAVPVPVAEMSNDTNNEPLVVVLPAMDTAEVSETKPVLFAIEEESAANVKPLVSMDEQAIIELAVSNAEQALQKVVGIDVLESTDNPAYAENVKHMENNVVAVEETHNLVSDGLDLGGLILVQTRADALEAAALWKQPEQTAVLRRSDVPKKVEVEADNVPLIQVETSKH, from the coding sequence ATGCTATTTAATGCCACGCAAGCAGAAGAACTGCGCGTGGCGATTGTCGATGGACAAAACCTATTGGATTTGGATATCGAAACGCTGGGTAAAGAACAGCGTAAAGGTAATATCTATAAGGGTATTATCACCCGTATCGAACCGTCGCTCGAAGCGTGCTTTGTGGATTACGGCACCGACCGCCACGGTTTCCTCCCGTTCAAAGAAGTTTCCCGTTCCTATTTTCAAGACTATGAAGGCGGCCGCGCCCGTATTCAAGACGTTTTGAAAGAGGGTATGGAGGTTATCGTTCAGGTTGAAAAAGACGAACGCGGCAATAAAGGCGCCGCTTTAACCACGTTTATCAGCCTGGCAGGCCGCTATTTGGTTTTAATGCCCAATAATCCACGTGGCGGCGGTGTTTCGCGCCGTATCGAAGGTGAAGACCGTCAGGAATTGAAAGCGGCTATGGCCGAATTGGACGTTCCGCGCGGCATGAGCCTGATTGCCCGTACTGCCGGCATCGGTCGTAGCGTAGAAGAGTTGCAATGGGATTTCAATTATTTGCAACAACTCTGGCATGCTATTGAAGAAGCCGGTAATGCGCATAACGAACCTTATCTGCTATTTATGGAAAGCTCGCTGCTTATCCGTGCTATCCGCGATTATTATCGTCCGGATATCGGCGAAATTCTGGTCGATAATCAAGAGGTTTTTGATCAGATTTCAGAGTTTATGAGCTATGTGATGCCCAACAGCATAGGCCGTCTGAAACTATATCAAGACCATACGCCGCTATTTTCCCGCTTTCAAATCGAACATCAAATCGAAAGCGCATTCTCGCGCAGCGTTTCCCTGCCGTCCGGCGGGGCGATTGTGATTGATCACACCGAAGCTTTGGTGTCGATTGATGTGAACTCTGCCCGTGCCACACGTGGTGCCGATATCGAAGAAACTGCCTTTAAAACCAATATGGAAGCGGCAGAAGAAGTGGCGCGCCAAATGCGTTTGCGTGACTTGGGCGGCTTGGTGGTGATTGATTTTATCGATATGGAAAACAACAAGCACCAACGCGATGTAGAAGCCACTTTACGCGAAGCACTGAAAAAAGACCGTGCTCGTGTACAAATGGGTAAGCTCAGCCGCTTTGGCCTGCTGGAGTTGTCTCGTCAGCGCCTGAAACCTGCCTTGGGCGAAAGCAGCCATCATACTTGCCCGCGTTGCGGCGGAACGGGTGTTATCCGCAGTATCGAATCTACCGCTTTGCATGTGTTGCGTATCATTCAAGAAGAGGCTATGAAAGACAATACCGGCGAAGTGCATGCGCAAGTGCCGGTTGATGTGGCAACTTTCTTGCTGAATGAGAAGCGTGCCGAACTCTTCGGCCTTGAAGAACGTTTGGATGTGTCGGTATTCTTGATTCCGAATATTCATCTTGAAAATCCTCATTATGAAATAAACCGTATCCGCAATGATGATGTTGATGAAAATGCTGATCCGAGCTATAAGCGCGTTGCGACACCGGAAGAGGATGAAGCGGAAAAACCTTTTGGTAGCGAGAAGGTTAAAGCTACTCGTCCCGAACCTGCCGTAAAAGGTGTAAAACATGCGGAGCCGGCTCCGGTTGTCAGCAAAGTTGCCGAGCATGGTTCTTGGTGGAACAATGTCAAAGCATGGCTAAGTAAAGCTTTTGGTGGTTCGGCAGCTGTAGAGAAGGCGACGGATTCGAAACCGGTAGAAAAACGGAATAATAATGGTAACGGTAATACTCAAAATGGTAATCGTCAGCCTAAACGCCGTAGAACACAGCGCCGCAATCCAAATCGTAAAAATCAGGAAAACAATACTAAAGAAAATATGCCTGCCGAGCAGTCTGAAGTTATTAAAGATGGCAGCAGTGGTAAAGGCAATACAGGCAACCGCGAACAGCATAACAACCGTCGTAATGAAAACCGCGAACGCAATAGCCGTCAGTCGAATACTGAATCAGGTAAAATGGAGCGCAATGCGGATACGGCTGCCCGTGAAAACGGAAAAGAAAACGGTGTGCAGCAGGATAACCGTCGTAATGGCAACCGTCAGGAAAAGGTTTCCGCAGTAGCTGCTGCGGCTGCAAGTAGTGTGACTGAAGCGGAAAAAACAGTGGTAAACACTACTGTATCGGAAGCATCTACACAAACGGATACCTCGGAGCGTAAAGAAAACCGTGGAAATCGGCGTGAAAAAGATCGCAACCGCAATCGGGATCAACGTGACCGCCGCAACAGCAATAAAAAACGCAATATTCCCTCTGCCGCTAAGATTGAGCATTATTTAAATATTGGCGAAGCAGCGGAAAAAGTACGTTTTGCAGTAGCACATGTATTCGGAGAGGCAGATGAGAAGCCTGTTGCCATTGCTGTACCTGTACCGGTGGCTGAAATGTCGAACGATACCAATAACGAGCCCTTAGTAGTGGTATTGCCGGCTATGGATACGGCTGAAGTATCTGAAACCAAACCGGTTTTGTTTGCTATTGAAGAAGAATCGGCAGCCAATGTTAAACCATTGGTATCCATGGATGAACAGGCCATTATTGAATTGGCCGTATCCAATGCCGAGCAGGCTTTGCAAAAAGTGGTCGGTATTGATGTGCTTGAAAGTACAGATAACCCCGCCTATGCTGAAAATGTAAAACACATGGAGAATAATGTGGTTGCTGTTGAAGAAACCCATAATTTGGTTTCAGACGGCCTTGATCTTGGCGGGCTGATTTTGGTGCAAACCCGTGCGGATGCATTGGAAGCCGCTGCTTTATGGAAACAGCCTGAACAAACAGCAGTTTTGCGCCGTTCGGATGTTCCAAAAAAAGTGGAAGTAGAAGCCGACAATGTTCCATTGATTCAAGTCGAAACCAGTAAACATTAA
- a CDS encoding RluA family pseudouridine synthase, with protein sequence MPTISKDLVNHIRISDEEAGQRLDNFLIKTLKGVPKSHIHRIIRAGEVRLNKKRCKPTDRIVSGDILRIPPVRIAEKERPSEKQQSIPARVFDIVYEDDALLVINKPSGVAVHGGSGVSFGVIEQLRRARPEARYLELVHRLDKDTSGLLMVAKKRSALVKLHEAIRNDHPKKVYLALGVGEIKDDIRHVKLPLFKYTGAQGEKMVRVSNEGQTAHTIFKVLKRFSGGVLYQIGLSHLTLVEATLKTGRTHQIRVHMQSQHCPIAGDERYGDYQANKRLQKLGLKRMFLHASELHLQHPLTGEPLHLKAALPQELESLIVMLSHQQ encoded by the coding sequence ATGCCGACAATTAGCAAAGACTTGGTTAACCATATCCGTATTTCCGACGAAGAAGCCGGACAGCGGTTGGATAACTTCTTAATCAAAACCTTAAAAGGCGTGCCTAAAAGCCATATCCACCGCATTATCCGTGCCGGTGAAGTACGTTTGAATAAAAAACGTTGCAAGCCAACCGACCGTATTGTTTCGGGTGATATATTGCGTATTCCGCCGGTTCGCATTGCCGAAAAAGAAAGGCCGTCTGAAAAACAACAGTCCATTCCCGCGCGGGTATTCGATATTGTTTATGAGGATGATGCATTATTGGTCATCAACAAACCCAGCGGTGTGGCCGTTCATGGCGGCAGCGGGGTGAGTTTCGGCGTTATCGAACAATTACGGCGGGCACGCCCTGAAGCACGCTATTTAGAATTGGTTCACCGTTTGGATAAAGACACCAGCGGATTATTGATGGTAGCGAAAAAACGCAGCGCACTGGTGAAACTGCATGAAGCCATTCGCAACGACCATCCGAAAAAAGTTTATTTGGCTTTAGGCGTCGGTGAAATCAAAGACGATATCCGACATGTAAAATTACCATTATTCAAATACACAGGGGCACAAGGTGAAAAAATGGTTCGGGTGAGCAATGAGGGGCAGACTGCCCATACCATTTTTAAAGTTTTAAAACGGTTTTCAGGCGGTGTTTTATATCAAATCGGGCTTTCACACCTCACTTTGGTAGAAGCGACTTTAAAAACCGGCCGCACCCACCAGATACGGGTTCATATGCAATCGCAACACTGCCCGATTGCAGGTGATGAACGCTACGGCGATTATCAAGCTAATAAGCGACTGCAAAAATTGGGCTTGAAACGAATGTTTCTACACGCCTCGGAATTACATTTACAACATCCGTTAACCGGCGAGCCTTTACATTTAAAAGCTGCTTTACCGCAGGAATTGGAAAGCTTAATAGTCATGTTATCGCATCAACAATAA
- a CDS encoding GlsB/YeaQ/YmgE family stress response membrane protein, with amino-acid sequence MGWLVTIIVGFIVGVLAKILHPGKDNLGFIMTTLLGIGGSLLAGWVGQSAGWYEVGQPAGWIASTIFAVIILVIYTRVFKK; translated from the coding sequence ATGGGTTGGTTAGTAACCATTATCGTAGGTTTTATCGTAGGTGTTTTGGCTAAAATCCTACATCCGGGTAAAGACAATCTCGGCTTTATTATGACGACTCTGTTGGGTATTGGCGGTTCGCTACTAGCCGGATGGGTCGGCCAGTCTGCAGGCTGGTATGAAGTGGGTCAACCTGCCGGCTGGATTGCTTCTACTATCTTTGCCGTGATTATTTTGGTGATTTATACCCGCGTATTCAAAAAATAA
- the ubiG gene encoding bifunctional 2-polyprenyl-6-hydroxyphenol methylase/3-demethylubiquinol 3-O-methyltransferase UbiG, with protein sequence MNTDIPTNVDHSEIDKFSRLAHKWWDKNGEFKPLHDINPLRLSYIDQFGHIAGKNVLDVGCGGGILTESMAKHGAAHAMGIDMAEKSLKTAEIHALSEGVSNIAYRCVSVEDLAAEQPHSFDVVTCMEMMEHVPDPASVIASCAKLVKPDGVVFFSTINRNPKSYVHAILGAECILGLVPRGTHDWQKFITPAELARMSRAAGLDIIGTKGLGYNLLTQTYALTDNTDVNYMIACVPA encoded by the coding sequence ATGAATACCGACATACCAACCAATGTTGATCACAGCGAAATCGACAAATTCAGCCGCCTTGCCCATAAATGGTGGGATAAAAACGGTGAATTCAAACCGCTGCACGATATTAACCCCTTGCGCCTGAGTTATATCGACCAATTCGGGCATATTGCCGGAAAAAACGTATTGGATGTCGGTTGCGGCGGCGGTATCCTCACCGAGAGCATGGCCAAACATGGTGCGGCGCATGCAATGGGTATCGATATGGCGGAAAAGTCGTTGAAAACCGCTGAGATACACGCCTTAAGCGAAGGGGTGTCGAATATTGCCTATCGTTGTGTCAGCGTGGAAGACTTGGCCGCGGAACAGCCGCACAGTTTCGATGTGGTGACATGCATGGAAATGATGGAGCATGTTCCCGATCCTGCGTCAGTTATTGCCTCTTGTGCCAAATTGGTGAAGCCGGACGGAGTGGTATTTTTTTCGACCATCAATCGTAATCCCAAATCTTATGTACACGCTATTTTGGGAGCGGAATGTATTTTGGGTCTGGTGCCGCGCGGCACTCATGATTGGCAGAAGTTTATTACCCCGGCAGAGCTGGCGCGTATGAGCCGTGCCGCGGGATTGGATATTATCGGCACCAAAGGATTGGGCTATAATTTGCTAACCCAAACTTATGCCTTAACGGATAACACCGATGTTAACTATATGATTGCGTGTGTGCCGGCATAA
- a CDS encoding GIY-YIG nuclease family protein codes for MVLAEASTILNGLPHDEGGDWCVYLILCDNGSFYCGISNRPQARFAAHQAGKGAKYTRMHKPLLMRLVCTDISYRMALRAENQVKKLKAEQKRMLWASLIDFQTA; via the coding sequence ATGGTGCTTGCCGAAGCTTCTACGATTTTAAACGGGTTGCCGCATGATGAAGGTGGCGATTGGTGTGTTTACCTGATTTTGTGCGATAACGGTTCATTTTATTGCGGCATCAGCAACCGTCCGCAAGCCCGTTTTGCTGCGCATCAAGCCGGTAAAGGCGCTAAATATACGCGTATGCACAAACCCTTACTGATGCGTTTGGTGTGTACGGATATATCTTATCGTATGGCCTTGCGTGCTGAGAATCAGGTCAAAAAACTCAAAGCAGAGCAGAAGCGCATGCTTTGGGCATCGCTTATAGATTTTCAGACGGCCTGA
- a CDS encoding LysR family transcriptional regulator: protein MDSIIELRHLKTLLALEETGSVSLAAKRVFLTQSALSHQIRTLENYYETPLFERKSSPVRFTPAGERLLQLARDLMPQVAAAERDMAQIIEGKAGELRLAVECHTCFDWLMPAMGEFRPLWPQVELDIVSGFQADPVGLLLQHRADLAIVSEAEPHPGIIYQPLFTYGMVGICAKDHPLAAKKIWEAEDFADETLITYPVPDDMLDLLRKVLLPKGINPPRRHSELTIAIIQLVASRRGISALPYWTVMPYLEKGYVVSRQITENGLQSNLYTAMRTEDQDKTYLDNFCRIVRELGFAELPGLSVLEMPAK from the coding sequence ATGGACTCCATTATCGAATTGCGCCATCTGAAAACCTTACTGGCACTTGAAGAAACAGGCAGCGTATCTTTAGCTGCCAAACGCGTTTTCCTGACCCAATCCGCACTTTCCCACCAAATCCGCACTTTGGAAAATTATTACGAAACGCCATTGTTCGAGCGAAAATCCTCCCCCGTTCGTTTTACACCCGCAGGCGAACGCCTATTGCAGCTTGCCCGCGACCTAATGCCCCAAGTTGCCGCCGCCGAGCGCGATATGGCACAAATTATCGAAGGCAAAGCAGGCGAATTGCGGTTGGCCGTGGAATGCCATACCTGCTTTGACTGGTTGATGCCGGCCATGGGCGAGTTCCGCCCGCTATGGCCGCAAGTCGAATTGGATATTGTTTCCGGCTTTCAGGCTGATCCGGTCGGGCTGTTATTACAACACCGTGCCGATTTAGCGATTGTTTCCGAAGCCGAACCCCATCCCGGCATTATTTACCAACCACTGTTTACTTACGGCATGGTCGGCATTTGTGCCAAAGATCACCCGCTTGCCGCCAAAAAAATATGGGAAGCCGAAGATTTCGCCGATGAAACCCTCATCACCTACCCCGTGCCCGACGATATGCTGGACTTGCTGCGCAAAGTATTATTACCCAAAGGCATTAATCCACCGCGCCGTCATAGCGAGCTGACTATTGCCATTATCCAACTGGTTGCCAGCCGGCGCGGCATTTCCGCCCTACCTTATTGGACGGTGATGCCTTATTTGGAAAAAGGCTATGTGGTGTCGCGACAGATTACCGAAAACGGTTTGCAAAGCAACCTATACACCGCTATGCGTACAGAAGACCAAGACAAAACCTATCTGGATAATTTCTGCCGGATTGTACGCGAACTCGGTTTTGCCGAACTGCCCGGCTTAAGTGTATTGGAAATGCCTGCCAAATAA